From Cytophagales bacterium, the proteins below share one genomic window:
- the metH gene encoding methionine synthase, protein MIPPLRLSGLEPLVINELTNFVNIGERTNVTGSARFARLIREDQYDVALDVALDQVRGGAQILDVNMDEGMLDGKAAMIKFLHLIASEPEIARIPIMIDSSKWEIIEAGLQCIQGKGVVNSISLKEGEKLFLDQARKIKMYGAATVVMAFDEDGQADTYHRRIDICKRSYDLLIQEVGFAPQDIIFDPNIFPVATGIVDHNNYAVDFFEATKWIKENLPGAKVSGGVSNVSFSFRGNNVVREAMHSAFLYHAIQAGMDMGIVNAGMIEVYDEIPKELLEKVEDVLLNRGEDATERLVDFAEKVKGAGKTKKVDDEWRKGSVEERLSHALIKGIVDHIEEDTEEARQKYDKPLHVIEGPLMDGMNTVGDLFGSGKMFLPQVVKSARVMKKSVAYLIPYLEAEKSGQKSSKGKILLATVKGDVHDIGKNIVGVVLGCNNYDIVDLGVMVPADKILDAAEAEEVDIIGLSGLITPSLDEMVYVAEQMQKRGIEKPLLIGGATTSRVHTAVKIAPKYDGDIIHVLDASKSVTVASQLLGESKQGYTEEVRAEYKELAYNHANRKKEKQHITYEAAIDNKVKIDWSEFQPKEPSFLGNKAFLNYSLEEIRSYIDWTPFFSTWMLKGKFPNILDHEVVGEEAKKLYADANAMLDDIIAHEKLKAHAVVGIYEANSDVDDVLLKEGPTFHFLRQQGKKGTNIRNISLADYIAPQNSGLQDYLGGFAVTAGIGIEKLIEQFEADHDDYNSILVKAVADRLAEAFAELMHAKVRKELWGYAPDESFSNEELIKENYQGIRPAPGYPACPDHTEKQTLFDLLQVKEHTGISLTESYAMYPAASVSGFYFANPQSGYFGLGKIYADQVKNYSKRKNMPLAEAERWLAPNLGYK, encoded by the coding sequence ATGATACCCCCGCTTAGGTTGTCAGGATTAGAGCCCCTGGTGATCAATGAACTGACAAATTTTGTAAATATTGGGGAACGAACCAATGTTACAGGATCGGCTCGATTCGCGCGTTTGATCAGGGAAGATCAATACGATGTTGCTTTAGACGTGGCCCTGGATCAAGTGAGAGGAGGGGCTCAGATCCTGGATGTTAACATGGATGAAGGAATGCTCGACGGCAAAGCGGCCATGATCAAATTTCTTCATTTGATTGCTTCAGAACCAGAAATTGCCAGAATTCCTATCATGATTGACTCCTCCAAGTGGGAGATCATTGAAGCTGGATTGCAATGTATCCAGGGAAAAGGAGTGGTGAATTCAATTTCTCTCAAAGAAGGGGAAAAACTGTTTCTGGACCAGGCACGAAAAATTAAAATGTATGGTGCCGCTACGGTAGTGATGGCTTTCGATGAGGATGGGCAAGCAGATACCTATCACCGTAGAATTGATATTTGTAAGCGATCTTACGATTTGTTGATTCAGGAAGTTGGATTTGCACCACAAGACATCATTTTCGACCCTAACATATTCCCGGTAGCAACAGGAATTGTTGATCACAACAATTACGCGGTTGATTTCTTTGAAGCCACGAAATGGATCAAAGAGAATTTACCAGGAGCGAAGGTGAGTGGTGGTGTAAGTAACGTCTCTTTTTCGTTCCGTGGAAATAATGTGGTTCGGGAAGCAATGCACTCCGCATTCCTTTATCATGCCATTCAGGCTGGAATGGACATGGGCATTGTTAATGCGGGAATGATTGAAGTGTATGATGAGATACCCAAAGAACTTCTGGAAAAGGTGGAAGACGTCCTGTTGAACAGGGGGGAAGATGCAACAGAAAGACTAGTTGACTTTGCTGAAAAGGTAAAGGGAGCAGGGAAAACAAAGAAAGTTGATGACGAATGGCGTAAAGGTTCTGTCGAAGAGCGATTAAGTCATGCGCTTATTAAGGGGATAGTCGATCACATTGAGGAGGATACTGAAGAAGCTCGTCAGAAATATGATAAACCCCTTCATGTCATCGAAGGTCCTTTGATGGATGGAATGAATACAGTGGGAGACCTCTTTGGGAGCGGTAAAATGTTCTTGCCGCAGGTGGTAAAGAGTGCCCGTGTGATGAAAAAGTCGGTTGCATATTTGATTCCGTATTTGGAAGCAGAAAAATCGGGACAAAAATCAAGTAAGGGTAAGATCTTGTTAGCAACTGTCAAGGGCGATGTACATGATATTGGCAAAAACATCGTTGGAGTAGTCCTTGGATGCAATAATTATGACATAGTTGATTTGGGGGTTATGGTCCCCGCAGACAAGATACTCGACGCGGCTGAGGCCGAAGAGGTTGACATCATTGGCTTGTCCGGATTAATTACTCCTTCGCTGGACGAAATGGTTTACGTTGCCGAGCAAATGCAGAAACGAGGTATAGAGAAGCCATTGCTGATTGGTGGGGCGACAACTTCCAGGGTACATACAGCCGTTAAGATTGCTCCAAAGTATGACGGAGACATCATCCATGTATTGGATGCTTCCAAATCAGTGACCGTAGCTTCACAACTTTTGGGAGAAAGTAAGCAAGGCTATACAGAGGAAGTTCGAGCGGAATACAAAGAGCTTGCTTACAACCACGCGAATCGGAAAAAGGAAAAGCAGCACATCACTTACGAAGCTGCCATCGACAATAAGGTCAAAATAGACTGGTCTGAATTTCAGCCAAAGGAACCTTCATTCTTAGGTAACAAAGCCTTTTTGAATTACTCACTTGAGGAAATCAGATCATACATAGACTGGACGCCATTCTTTTCTACCTGGATGCTGAAAGGAAAGTTTCCCAACATTCTGGATCATGAAGTTGTTGGGGAGGAGGCAAAGAAATTATATGCAGATGCGAATGCCATGCTGGACGATATCATCGCCCATGAAAAACTGAAAGCCCATGCGGTTGTTGGAATTTACGAAGCCAATTCAGACGTAGATGATGTGCTCCTCAAAGAAGGGCCAACGTTCCATTTTTTGCGTCAGCAGGGGAAAAAGGGGACGAATATTCGGAACATAAGCCTCGCTGATTATATTGCTCCGCAGAACAGTGGTTTGCAAGATTATTTAGGCGGTTTCGCAGTAACGGCTGGAATTGGAATCGAAAAACTGATTGAGCAATTCGAAGCAGATCATGATGATTACAATTCCATTTTGGTGAAAGCCGTTGCGGATCGATTGGCCGAAGCTTTTGCCGAGTTGATGCATGCGAAAGTTCGAAAAGAGCTTTGGGGGTATGCGCCTGATGAATCATTCAGTAACGAAGAATTAATCAAAGAAAACTATCAGGGGATCAGGCCAGCACCGGGTTACCCTGCTTGTCCTGATCATACCGAAAAGCAGACGCTTTTTGATTTATTGCAGGTGAAAGAACATACAGGGATATCCTTAACTGAATCTTATGCCATGTACCCGGCAGCTTCAGTAAGTGGTTTCTATTTCGCGAATCCTCAATCCGGTTATTTTGGACTGGGTAAGATATATGCTGATCAGGTCAAAAATTATTCAAAACGAAAAAATATGCCTTTGGCAGAAGCTGAGAGATGGCTGGCACCAAATTTAGGCTACAAATAA
- the metF gene encoding methylenetetrahydrofolate reductase [NAD(P)H], translating to MKVVDHIKKANGKTLFSFEILPPVKGQSVNSIWSAIDPLMEFNPPFIDVTYHREEYIYKKRDHGLLEKISTRKRPGTVGICAAIINRYKVDPVPHIICGGFSKEETENALIDLDFLGIENVLVLRGDAIKTEGRFVPEENGHHYASDLLEQVMDLNHGNYLHEEVEGSKTNFSVGVAGYPEKHFEAPNLNIDLKYLKKKIDMGAEYIVTQMFFDNEKYFEFVDKCHEAGITVPIIPGLKPLATRKQMTLLPSIFHVDLPEALTNELEKCKDNQQIKQVGIEWCIKQSKELMERNVPCLHYYTMSKSAATKTIAQALF from the coding sequence ATGAAAGTCGTAGATCATATCAAAAAGGCTAATGGTAAGACCTTATTCAGTTTTGAGATACTACCTCCGGTAAAAGGGCAGAGCGTCAATTCTATTTGGAGTGCAATCGATCCGTTAATGGAGTTTAATCCGCCATTCATTGATGTGACTTATCACCGTGAAGAATATATCTACAAAAAGAGAGACCATGGATTGTTGGAGAAAATATCTACCAGGAAGCGACCAGGAACAGTAGGTATCTGTGCTGCTATCATTAACCGATATAAGGTAGATCCCGTGCCGCATATCATCTGTGGGGGGTTCAGCAAGGAGGAAACGGAAAATGCACTAATTGACCTGGATTTTTTGGGCATTGAGAATGTGCTCGTTTTGAGAGGAGATGCCATTAAAACAGAAGGTCGTTTCGTTCCGGAAGAAAATGGCCATCATTATGCCTCAGACCTACTGGAACAAGTAATGGACCTGAATCACGGTAATTACTTACATGAAGAAGTAGAAGGGTCGAAAACCAATTTCAGTGTAGGTGTGGCGGGTTATCCTGAAAAACACTTTGAAGCGCCCAATCTCAATATTGATCTTAAATACTTGAAGAAAAAGATCGATATGGGTGCAGAATATATTGTCACACAAATGTTTTTCGATAACGAAAAATATTTCGAGTTTGTAGATAAATGTCATGAAGCGGGAATAACTGTTCCAATAATTCCTGGCCTCAAGCCTTTGGCGACCCGAAAGCAAATGACTTTGTTGCCAAGTATTTTTCATGTTGACCTACCAGAAGCATTAACCAATGAGCTGGAAAAGTGTAAGGATAATCAGCAAATCAAACAAGTAGGCATTGAGTGGTGTATCAAACAGTCCAAGGAACTTATGGAAAGAAATGTTCCTTGTTTACACTACTATACCATGAGTAAATCTGCTGCGACTAAGACCATCGCACAGGCATTATTCTAG
- a CDS encoding hydroxymethylglutaryl-CoA lyase, with product MKIIECPRDAMQGLHEFIPTNLKVRYANSLLSVGFDTLDVGSFVSPKAIPQMKDTGEVLDALDVNGDTKLSVIVANERGINSAVQYEQVSYLGFPLSLSETFQQRNTNRSINDAFEVVKQAQDACEKFNKSLNVYLSMGFGNPYGDDYSVQLVSDFSGQLAELGVSIISLSDTIGVADPEMIKPLFQELVNAHPEIEFGAHLHSQVESVDAKLEAVLESGCQRIDGAIRGFGGCPMAKDDLVGNMPTEMIVRFLNNKGENTVNQKAFDHAMAISNEVFFN from the coding sequence ATGAAAATAATTGAATGTCCACGTGATGCCATGCAAGGATTGCATGAGTTTATCCCAACTAACCTTAAGGTTAGGTATGCTAACTCACTTCTGTCAGTGGGTTTTGATACCTTGGATGTAGGCAGTTTTGTTTCTCCGAAAGCCATCCCACAGATGAAGGATACAGGGGAGGTACTGGATGCATTGGATGTCAATGGTGATACGAAACTATCAGTGATTGTTGCCAATGAGCGTGGGATCAATTCAGCTGTGCAGTACGAGCAAGTCTCCTATCTGGGGTTTCCACTGTCCTTGTCAGAAACTTTCCAACAGCGTAATACCAACCGGTCGATAAATGACGCCTTCGAAGTGGTGAAACAAGCACAAGATGCTTGCGAAAAGTTTAATAAATCACTCAATGTATATCTCAGTATGGGTTTCGGGAACCCTTATGGGGATGATTACAGTGTTCAATTAGTATCAGATTTCTCAGGTCAGTTAGCAGAATTGGGGGTGTCGATTATTTCCTTATCGGATACCATTGGCGTTGCTGATCCTGAAATGATCAAGCCCTTATTTCAGGAGTTAGTAAATGCACATCCTGAAATCGAATTTGGAGCTCATTTACATAGTCAGGTAGAATCAGTCGATGCAAAATTGGAAGCGGTTTTGGAGTCAGGTTGCCAACGCATTGATGGTGCCATTCGGGGATTTGGAGGATGCCCAATGGCAAAAGACGACTTAGTTGGCAATATGCCAACAGAGATGATTGTCCGGTTTTTAAATAACAAAGGTGAGAACACTGTGAATCAAAAAGCATTCGATCATGCCATGGCCATTTCAAATGAAGTATTTTTCAACTAA
- a CDS encoding SLC13 family permease, translating into MGIEAIIVAVIIIVALVLFTSNWISVDIIAFGLMGAFILFGILTPQEAISGFSNPAVITVMLMFVLSNSLLNTGSLQRIAPYLGKVYKKSFNLGLLVTLLFIGCSSAFLNNTPIVAMFIPVMISVSHRSGVSPSKLLIPLSYASILGGTCTLVGTSTNILVSGIAESNGIPGFSMFLSMPIGLVYLIVGTIYLFLFGKKILPDRLSEDYLQKKIGIRSYLTEIEIKTGSSLSGKLLMNTSLVKDLDLDVVEITRGEAVFTLPAGDITLFSGDILKIRCDLEKLKDLRDVLRVELNKATVSLSDTQMPKGNTTLLELVITNGSEFIGKTLREMDFRRRYRAVPLAILHREEIVRERLHQVTLGAGDIILTEIKSHRVNNLKRAEMKSKSPFVVLSEEGIIDFQRTKFLKVISVIGLVVVLSAMGVVPIVAGLLIGTVALVLMNCLKPKEIYRSVDWKVIFLLAGALSMGKAMNETGLSDQLATAIVENLSVWGPLAVLSGLYIATSILTEMMSNNATAALFAPIAIATANQLEVSPIPFLIAIMLAASASFMTPIGYQTNTMVFNAGQYKFLDFVKVGVGLNILFWLIATFLIPYIYPF; encoded by the coding sequence ATGGGTATTGAAGCCATCATTGTTGCAGTAATCATCATTGTCGCGCTGGTGCTATTCACCAGCAATTGGATTTCCGTTGATATCATCGCTTTTGGCCTGATGGGAGCTTTCATTCTTTTTGGTATCCTGACCCCTCAGGAGGCCATATCAGGTTTTAGTAATCCGGCGGTGATCACGGTTATGTTAATGTTTGTATTAAGTAACTCATTGCTTAATACAGGCTCTTTGCAACGTATTGCTCCGTACCTAGGGAAGGTATATAAAAAGAGTTTTAACCTTGGGTTATTGGTGACACTGTTGTTTATCGGGTGTTCATCGGCTTTCCTGAATAACACACCAATTGTGGCCATGTTTATTCCTGTAATGATCAGCGTGTCGCATCGTTCAGGGGTAAGTCCTTCCAAATTACTAATACCACTTTCCTATGCGTCCATTCTTGGAGGAACATGCACGTTAGTTGGAACTTCGACCAATATTTTAGTAAGCGGGATTGCGGAGAGCAATGGGATTCCAGGCTTTTCCATGTTTCTTTCAATGCCAATAGGTCTCGTTTATCTCATTGTAGGTACCATCTACTTGTTCTTATTTGGTAAGAAGATTTTGCCAGACCGCCTTTCGGAAGACTATTTGCAAAAGAAAATTGGTATTAGGAGTTACCTCACTGAAATTGAGATTAAAACAGGATCATCTCTAAGTGGGAAGTTGCTGATGAATACATCATTGGTGAAAGACTTGGATCTGGATGTTGTAGAGATTACTCGCGGAGAAGCTGTCTTTACACTTCCAGCAGGTGATATCACGCTGTTTTCAGGTGACATTTTGAAAATCCGATGCGACCTTGAAAAACTCAAAGACCTGAGAGATGTATTGCGTGTGGAGTTAAACAAAGCCACAGTAAGTCTTAGTGATACCCAAATGCCAAAAGGGAATACAACTTTACTTGAATTAGTCATTACCAATGGATCTGAGTTCATTGGAAAGACATTGAGAGAGATGGACTTCCGTAGACGGTACCGAGCTGTACCATTGGCAATATTACACCGTGAGGAGATTGTTCGAGAGAGACTACATCAAGTGACCTTAGGTGCTGGGGACATCATTCTGACAGAAATCAAATCACATCGTGTCAATAATTTGAAAAGGGCAGAGATGAAATCCAAAAGTCCATTTGTGGTCTTATCCGAGGAGGGGATCATCGATTTTCAAAGGACAAAATTTCTGAAAGTAATTTCTGTTATTGGTTTAGTAGTCGTGTTATCTGCGATGGGAGTAGTTCCCATTGTGGCAGGCCTGTTGATAGGGACCGTAGCATTGGTCTTAATGAATTGCCTCAAACCCAAAGAAATTTATCGGTCGGTAGATTGGAAAGTTATTTTCCTATTGGCAGGTGCCTTATCCATGGGAAAGGCCATGAATGAGACTGGTTTGTCCGATCAATTGGCTACTGCTATAGTAGAAAATTTAAGTGTTTGGGGACCATTGGCCGTCTTGTCAGGTTTGTACATTGCAACTTCCATTTTAACCGAAATGATGTCGAATAATGCGACGGCTGCATTATTTGCTCCTATAGCTATTGCCACCGCGAATCAATTGGAAGTTAGCCCTATTCCTTTTTTGATTGCGATCATGCTGGCAGCATCAGCGAGCTTTATGACCCCTATTGGCTACCAGACCAACACGATGGTTTTTAATGCCGGACAATACAAATTTTTAGATTTTGTGAAAGTAGGAGTGGGGTTGAACATTCTTTTCTGGCTCATTGCCACATTCCTGATTCCGTATATTTATCCGTTTTAG
- the dprA gene encoding DNA-processing protein DprA, translated as MIKESQTFFTTDAGRPTVVSEETFLHLALNRTPGIGYSTARNLISYTGSIQEVFSSSRNTLLRIPGIGTKTIQGILNKSSFAEAERIIDECEQSSINIVHFQDQDYPRQLRDVFDAPTLLFIKGDLSTLKQRSVAIVGTRKATPYGKEVTRNMVAELSKLDTAIVSGLAYGIDIEAHKSALQHQLTNHAVLASGLNVIYPKAHWSTAQKINKTGCLISENPPSTQPDARLFPARNRIIAALADVTIVVEAAEKGGALITANIAYSYDKPVFAVPGNLTNSVSVGCNNLIKQQKALIYTGINDLLYHLNWDGNIKETDRTSYETLNLTREEKAILMAIRKSPEGMAVDEISWNSQVPLSQLASLLLALEFSGLINSLPGKKYQVKRPIPA; from the coding sequence ATCATTAAAGAAAGTCAAACATTTTTTACAACGGATGCGGGAAGACCTACCGTAGTATCAGAAGAAACATTTCTACATCTGGCACTGAATAGAACCCCCGGAATAGGCTATTCAACAGCAAGAAATTTAATCAGTTATACAGGATCAATTCAGGAAGTATTTTCATCATCCAGAAATACCCTGCTACGCATACCAGGAATAGGCACAAAAACTATCCAGGGCATTTTAAATAAATCTTCCTTCGCTGAAGCAGAAAGAATTATTGATGAATGCGAGCAGTCCAGCATCAATATTGTTCACTTTCAAGACCAAGATTACCCTCGGCAATTAAGAGATGTATTTGACGCTCCTACCCTACTTTTCATCAAGGGTGACCTAAGTACGCTGAAACAACGCAGTGTTGCAATCGTCGGCACGAGAAAAGCGACTCCTTACGGCAAAGAAGTCACACGAAATATGGTGGCTGAATTGAGCAAATTGGATACCGCCATAGTAAGTGGGCTTGCCTATGGCATTGATATAGAAGCACACAAAAGCGCACTTCAACATCAATTAACCAATCATGCAGTCCTGGCAAGTGGACTCAATGTAATTTACCCAAAAGCACACTGGTCAACTGCACAAAAGATCAATAAAACAGGATGTCTCATCTCCGAAAACCCTCCAAGTACCCAACCTGATGCCCGACTATTTCCGGCTCGAAACAGGATCATTGCGGCGCTGGCTGATGTAACTATCGTCGTGGAAGCTGCAGAAAAAGGAGGGGCATTGATCACTGCTAATATTGCTTATTCTTACGATAAGCCCGTTTTTGCCGTACCGGGCAATCTGACCAATTCTGTTTCCGTAGGATGCAATAATCTTATCAAACAACAAAAGGCATTGATCTATACCGGGATCAATGATCTACTATATCATCTAAATTGGGACGGAAATATCAAGGAAACTGACCGCACGAGCTATGAAACACTCAACCTAACTCGTGAAGAAAAAGCCATCCTTATGGCCATTAGAAAATCACCTGAAGGTATGGCTGTTGATGAAATCTCGTGGAACTCGCAAGTGCCACTTAGCCAACTAGCCTCCCTATTGTTGGCGCTTGAATTTTCCGGATTGATCAATTCGTTACCAGGTAAAAAATATCAAGTTAAACGGCCTATACCAGCTTAA
- a CDS encoding MerR family transcriptional regulator, which translates to MPYKEKEIEKKYFTIGEVADQLNVATSLIRFWESEFDIIKPKKNRKGNRQFTKEDIKNVKLIYYLVKEKGYTLHGARDFIKSDVEAAKNKIELIESLKKVKHFLQRMREDLP; encoded by the coding sequence GTGCCTTACAAGGAAAAAGAAATAGAGAAGAAATACTTCACCATCGGTGAAGTAGCCGATCAGTTAAACGTGGCCACGTCTCTAATTCGGTTTTGGGAAAGCGAATTTGATATCATCAAACCAAAGAAAAATCGTAAAGGAAATCGACAATTTACGAAAGAAGATATCAAAAATGTGAAATTGATATATTACCTTGTGAAGGAAAAGGGGTATACCCTACACGGCGCCAGAGACTTTATCAAAAGTGACGTGGAAGCAGCTAAAAACAAAATTGAACTAATAGAATCATTAAAGAAAGTCAAACATTTTTTACAACGGATGCGGGAAGACCTACCGTAG
- a CDS encoding CapA family protein, producing the protein MKKALQFFCIFMIILIGCKPQRVIVQTPVEPQPKDTVVVVPAKPIFITSEGDTLESLEKEVDLSLTTVQPDTISIIAVGDIMMGTNFPNKSYLPADSGNLLWKSVGPLLKDADITFGNLEGVILDEGGEAKECKNPKACYLFRTPDHLSRHFTDNGFDLLSLANNHANDFGATGRKNTQKVLDSIGIAFAGSIELPSTRLNKKRVRIGMVAVSPNKGTLLIHDEAKILAIVQQLDSLNDLVIVSFHAGAEGSKNKHVTRKREYYYGEDRGNVYEFSHRMIDHGADLLIGHGPHVPRAMEIYKDRIIAYSLGNFLTYGRFNLRGTNGEAPLLKLWLTPEGKFLTGKIESFYQDYSLGPRPDKKLRALKSIKNLTQEDFPETPLTFDDSGRIIYLQNEKQN; encoded by the coding sequence ATGAAAAAGGCGCTTCAGTTTTTCTGTATTTTTATGATCATACTTATCGGTTGTAAGCCACAACGTGTGATTGTTCAAACACCCGTGGAACCACAACCTAAGGATACTGTAGTTGTCGTTCCCGCTAAGCCTATATTTATAACCAGCGAAGGTGACACACTGGAATCTTTAGAAAAGGAAGTTGATCTCAGTTTAACTACTGTACAACCTGATACGATCTCAATTATTGCAGTTGGGGACATCATGATGGGCACCAACTTCCCCAATAAGTCCTACCTCCCTGCCGACAGTGGAAATCTGTTGTGGAAAAGTGTCGGTCCACTGTTGAAAGATGCAGATATCACTTTCGGGAACCTGGAAGGTGTGATCCTCGATGAAGGTGGCGAGGCCAAAGAATGTAAGAATCCAAAGGCATGTTATCTTTTCAGAACACCGGATCATTTGAGTAGACATTTTACCGACAATGGCTTTGATCTACTTAGCCTGGCTAATAATCACGCCAACGATTTTGGAGCTACTGGTCGTAAAAACACGCAAAAGGTGCTTGATTCAATCGGTATAGCCTTTGCGGGCAGCATCGAACTACCTTCAACCCGATTAAACAAAAAGCGAGTTCGTATCGGAATGGTTGCGGTTTCGCCAAATAAAGGCACCTTACTCATTCACGATGAAGCAAAAATTCTAGCCATTGTCCAACAGTTGGACAGCCTGAATGATCTGGTGATTGTTTCTTTTCACGCTGGTGCGGAAGGATCAAAAAACAAGCATGTTACTCGTAAAAGGGAGTACTACTACGGGGAAGATCGTGGTAATGTATATGAATTCTCTCATCGGATGATTGACCATGGTGCAGATCTTTTGATTGGACATGGTCCTCATGTACCGCGAGCGATGGAGATTTATAAGGATCGCATCATCGCTTATAGCCTCGGGAATTTTTTGACCTATGGCAGGTTTAACCTGAGAGGCACCAATGGTGAAGCCCCCTTATTAAAATTGTGGTTAACCCCTGAAGGCAAGTTCCTCACTGGTAAAATTGAATCCTTCTATCAGGACTACAGCCTGGGCCCCAGACCGGACAAAAAATTACGAGCCTTGAAATCAATTAAAAACTTAACACAAGAAGATTTTCCAGAAACTCCATTAACCTTTGATGATTCTGGGAGAATTATCTATCTTCAAAACGAAAAACAAAACTGA
- a CDS encoding M23 family metallopeptidase, which produces MARIKYYYDTESCRYERITVSTWDIILNSLGFLTVALMLAGGMTWIYIKYFESPEEAMLRKKLSQSEYYGELQDKQLAEMEQMLLSLENRDDNIYRVIFGVEPISEQIRNAGVGGTDRYKELLEDGVDRESYLMQNAKKIDELKRKMMIQTTSYDEIIKLAKNKEEWLRAVPAIQPVSNKQLKRLSSGFGRRIDPFTKVRKQHNGIDFSLPIGTPVYATADGVVKVVKTSFGGYGKLIEIDHGFGYKTRYAHLDMYNVKKGQKVKRGDQIATSGNSGRSTAAHLHYEVRIDGKPVNPVHYFSRDLTDEEYEEILRLASKENQALGSL; this is translated from the coding sequence ATGGCCCGTATCAAATATTACTATGATACTGAATCGTGCAGATATGAACGAATCACTGTATCTACCTGGGATATTATACTGAACTCGCTAGGATTCCTGACAGTAGCACTCATGCTGGCAGGTGGAATGACGTGGATTTACATCAAGTATTTCGAGTCTCCTGAGGAAGCGATGCTGCGAAAAAAGCTGAGTCAATCAGAGTACTACGGGGAACTTCAGGACAAACAGCTTGCTGAGATGGAGCAAATGCTACTGTCACTGGAAAACCGGGATGACAATATCTATCGAGTCATTTTCGGCGTTGAACCTATCTCTGAACAAATACGAAACGCTGGTGTCGGTGGTACCGATAGATATAAGGAGTTACTCGAAGACGGAGTAGATCGAGAATCCTACCTCATGCAGAATGCCAAAAAAATAGACGAACTGAAACGTAAGATGATGATCCAGACGACATCTTACGATGAAATCATCAAATTAGCGAAGAATAAAGAGGAATGGTTAAGAGCAGTTCCAGCTATTCAACCTGTTTCTAATAAACAGTTGAAGCGACTTTCAAGCGGCTTTGGAAGAAGAATCGATCCGTTTACGAAAGTGAGAAAACAGCACAATGGGATAGACTTTTCTCTTCCTATCGGTACTCCTGTATACGCCACAGCTGATGGCGTAGTGAAAGTTGTGAAAACCAGTTTTGGTGGTTATGGTAAGTTAATTGAAATCGACCATGGCTTTGGTTACAAAACCAGGTATGCTCACTTGGATATGTACAACGTGAAAAAAGGACAAAAAGTAAAGCGGGGTGATCAAATTGCGACTTCCGGAAATTCTGGAAGGTCCACTGCTGCACATCTGCATTACGAAGTTCGTATTGATGGAAAACCTGTCAACCCCGTGCATTATTTCAGCAGGGACCTGACGGACGAAGAATATGAAGAGATACTTCGCCTGGCCTCTAAAGAAAATCAAGCCTTAGGTTCCCTTTAA